From the Coffea eugenioides isolate CCC68of chromosome 1, Ceug_1.0, whole genome shotgun sequence genome, the window GCTGCAATTTCCTCCTCAGCAGACAAATTCAGACGAGAATCTTGGCGACACATCTGATCTGGCCCTCTAGAACAACTGCAATTGCAAAGAGAATTCCTGTTCCACGAATTAGAATATAATGATGTGTCTATCCTTGCTCTAGTGACCATAGTTAAAGTGCCTGGTTATTtcataattattgagtgggCAAAAGGACCacagaaaaaaagaaactaatCCACAACTTAGGTGCCAATATCTAGCACCAGAAAAACTAGTAATACAAAAAGCCACTAATGAGAAAAACAAATCCAGTTGCTCAGTACAAATAAATAACATGAGGGAGAAGGGGTGAGTGTGAGTGTGCACCTGCGTGCACGCGTGCGTGCGTGCGTGTGTGCGTGTgtataagagagagagagagagagagaagaccCCTGTCAGTATACATCCTCAAAATACAAGCAACTACTTGCATCACTAACCAAAAAAATGACAATTGCATGAAGAGAGGTAGCTCCAAACAATGACAGCTTACGTGGTTTCACGAGCCACTAAAGGTATGCCTGGCATCCTTGTTAGGCAAAATCAGGATAAATGAGCATAGCTCCTCAAAACCTTGACATAACAAGTTAAGAAACTTTAAACCTGTGACAAGTGACCCAAGTCAAAACCCTTCGTCTACTGCCAAAGATAAGGAGATTACTAAGAAGCAGTCAAATATTTCCGCTAATCTCGAAAACACAACCAACAATaccatttgaaacaaaattgGAAAGTAAAAGGCAGGACAAAAAAGCAAGGATATTTATGAACTAAAACAAAATCACCCAATAGATAAAGGCAACGAGTGTTTATCGGCGTCAATGCAGAGAGAAGGCAAGTAGCAAATTTACAATCACAATATCAAgttaaacaaagaaaaaataaaacgGAAAAAGAGAAATGGTATGCAGATACATAAAAAcatgcacacacacacatacataccaTATAACAGATATACCTAAACAAACATCAaaacaaggaaacaacaaagacaCGGTTAAAAATAGGAAATCACAATCATGATACTTCATGGTCATTCTAGTTTGTATATCAGAGCCATATTGAATAACAGACTCAACTGTGCAATTTAATCAGTCAAGATAACCACTGTTTAATCAAGCCAAATAACACCAATGTACAAAAAATACCGCAAAGCCAAGTTTGGTTCCAGAAGACAGAATTGCTCCAAAATTCTAATTTAAACGACAAAGAGAAAAATATGCTATTAAACCGGAGCTGGAATCCAACCATGTATGATTAGGGATCAGGAATTCTAACAcgtaaagaaataaaaatgcatgaaatcaattaaaaaGCCGCAGATATCATGCCAAACCCATACAACAAACAGAAAAAACAAACAACGGAGATAAATAATTACCTTAAAATAATGGAAGCCCTAATTCTCACAGTCCCCAAATCAGGAACTTGAATGCTAAGAGAAGTTGGAGAGAGAGACAGAGGAGTAAGAGTTGAACGGGTTTAAGTAGGAGCTGACAGGTTTTCAAAGCGACGGCGTTCCGATTTGAACCGGATGTTTCCTTAGGGGTGATGGGGCTACCGGCTACCGGCTTACAAGCGGCTAGCGGCTCTCGGACAAACTGGTGGTGTTAGTGTCATTCTGTCTCATTCTTAAGAGGCCACGTCAAATGAAGTTATGAAGAgctttcaaatgaaaaaaaagtgcacaaaaaattaagaaaagaaacaaaataaaatatcaaTGGCCTCCCCTGTAGGTTTTTAAATATCAATAACCTCCCCAACATTTGCTTTCGTACTCCAGATTcaacgattttttttttttttataatccAAATGCAACGATATTAAATTGGGAGAATCAAGAAATACTTAAATACTCTGTCCAActacttttcttttcaaaattgctAGGACGCAATCTATTTGCAGTAAACGATATACCAAATCAACAACGTTCTCGAATATTTTCGGAATACTTTACATACATCTTGAACTTTAAATGAATAGTTGGCATATAACACCAATGTGCATTCATAAATCTTAAGCTTTAAATAATCTTTAACTATGGTATGCACAAACCATTTAGTGAAAAACGTTAAGcatttttttgcaatcaaactgggaaaaaaaatgaggattCAAATTAGGAAGTACTTTAATGACCGAAAGATGTTTTAATTTGGGCATAAACAGCAACAATCTTTAACAAATTAATGGTAAATATAGTAGCTTATAGTACAACTAAGAAATAGGTAGATAATAATAGTTAAGgtcataaaatttattaaatagaTTGATACTCAACTACTTTCATTTCATACTTTCATACATTCCTTTCTTTGCTTGTTTTTGTGAGTAATCGAGTAATTAAAGTTCAAATCGAGCAATTATTATCAACACAAATTCATTAATTACGAAATATTCCAAGATTTCACGCCTTTAATTGCCGGAGGTCGAGCAATTATTATCAACACAAATTCATTAATTACGAAATATTCCAAGATTTCACGCATTTAATTGCCGGAGGTGACCATGTCACACATACAAAATttctgaaaatattttcctcaTTTGATACGTGGATTTAGATAAGTCGAATCTCAATTATTGCGTTCGTTGAATCCACTTTTACATTAAAAAAAGTAATGTTTTGATGAATATGTTTAAACCTAAAAGTTCATGGCTTCTTTTAGGTTGGAGAAATAACTTATTGGTAATATTTTTCTCATATGATATGTGGAGTTAGATAAGTCTAATTTCAACTATCGTGTTCGTTGAATCCATTTTTACATAAATAATAAAGTAATATTTTGATGAATATACTTAAACCTAAAAGTTCATGGCTTATTTTAGGTTGGAGAAGTAACTCATTGGTCATATGAACAACTTAAAAGTCCAATTACTAGTTAATTTTTGCTAGTGTACATTTACTATATATTTGTACATTTAAGTAGAGGATAGGACCATAAATCACCACCTGAAGTTCGAACTAATTACTCTTGATGCTCACAATAATTTCATATTCAACGCTCAATAACATGTTTGAGCAAGAAACACaacaccaaaagaaaaaaatgaaaactctTTAGCACCAAAAAAGCGATTGCTCAAACTTCATGATAACCATTTATCCATAAGGGAATCAGATAAGTATGGGAGCGTTTAATAAATCACAATATAAATGTAATAGAGAACTTGAAAAAGTTTTTGACATATTTTCCACTTTCAGCAATCAATATACCAAGGGCTTTCTCATTAAATATGTGTTAAAAGTCCAAAATTCAATTTGCAAATTTTTAATTAGTTGTATTTTagaaaattgtaatgattatTAGATAATTAATTGCTCAGTGAGGTtaacactgaattttctagaaaattaaaattgaTGTATGTTATATACAAGCTAAATGCTTTCATTTTGATTGTATGTCAACTGAAAATGGAAATGATCTAGAGACGAGTAACGATAATGCCGAGATTAGTAAAACTAATGAGGGGGGTTATGAGGTTCACACTAAATCCAAACTACGAGAGATTTATATAGCTTGTAAAATTAgaggggggttatgtaaaaatcAGCTTTATCACAGGGGGTAAAGTATAATTTTCCCTATTATAAATTTAAGACCAGAGTACTTCGTCCTTGAAGCACCGAAATGGACTGGCTTATTTTTGCCTAGTCTCGTGTTAGCATTTAGCTAGGAATCTGATAGTCTTGTACCCAACCAAAAAGAAACCTGGTTCTATGGGACATCTTCTTCGTCTCCGATCACTTATCAGCACAGTTTTTGTGGTAATATAAATAAAGCCATCATACAATTGTAGAGAGAAAAAGAGGGTCGGGGGAATGGTTAAAGCGTCGTTGAGGAAATGTTCCCATTGTGGGCACAATGGAAACTGCTCCAGAACATGCAATGGCAAAGGGATCAAATTATTTGGAGTAAAAATCAATGTGGTGGAAGATGATTATGCAAACCGGCAAAATGAATCGATTAGAAAGAGCAAAAGCATGGGAAATTTAGAGACATGCAATGGTGAATGCAACGTGCCCGATGATGCTGATGGTTATGTCTCTGATGGCCTCATTCACGAGTCATCTGGAGCCAAAACTGCCCACGAAAGAAGGAAAGGTTTGTTATCTCCAGATATATACATCAAGAATACTACCATGTGTTTTACAGTCTTGATCTGTATTCGAACGATCAAATTTCCTGACAGGATCGTGCAATATATATGGATCACCATCGTGGCTTATTTTCTGTTTTAAACGATTTGATGATCTATTCTCTATTAAGCTTTTGACTTTATCTTGAACCATCGTGTATTTAATCTATTTCTGCCCAATAACAGAAAGTGAGAATCTATGTCACCCGCCCGCCTCTTTATTCTTGGCCGGGTTTGAGTTGAGAAAGTTAACAATATCTTGTTGCTTCCAGTTTGAGTGCTGTTTATATTTTATCACTTTTGATTGGTATCCTTTGATTGTCTTTTCAATGTTAAAACTTCTAGACAAAAACACTCCACTTACAATTTTTTTCTAGTGCTCTACGAAATTCATGTACATCAGTTTTCACTTGGTTTTCTTGGCAACATCCGAGGTAGAATGGTGGATGATGAATTTGGTTTGCTTATTGGAGAATATCGTTTCCCAGATGTATATATTCTTTTCATGTTAGTGTAATCTACTCATCCTGTTGGGAGATGTAGTAAACCACATTATTGAAAAATCGTGGCTCCCATGCATGACAGTGAGATGAAGGATTTGAAGGTACTCGATGTTGCACTTGAATTGGGAAAATAAGGAACAGATAAGTGGTCTTGTTGGCTGTTGGACAAATTAATTAGTACAGACTACAGGGTCTTCTATCTTGAAGGATCAAAAGTTAATTTGTCAAAATTTCTGGATGATTAAAACTCATTCAATCTGTCCATCAGGAAAGCCTTGGTCCGAGGAAGAACACCGATCTTTCCTACTCGGATTGGAAAAGCTTGGGAAAGGCGACTGGAAGGGAATTTCGAAAAACTTTGTCCACAGCAGGACTCCAACTCAAGTGGCTAGCCATGCACAGAAGTACTTTCTCAGATTGATGACAGCAACCGAAAGGAAGAAACGCCGATCAAGCGTGTTCGACATACCTCTCGACGAAATGGTGGGACTTCATCCTGTGCCAGAATTTTCATCTTtccctcctcttttttttttttttttttttggtcttttgAGGTGGGGATACGTTACTATTATTATACACACAATTGATAGCActtgatagttttgatttgCACGCGCATGTTCGCAGGCTTCAACTTCTAAACTGCCCTCTGCTTCAAACTCCCATGATGCTCCTATTTCACCACAGGTAATTGAGTTGGTCAGGAAATGTCGATATAGAAGTATACATTTCCCTCCATTTTGTAGTGATATGATACCACTGCCAAGTTGTAAGTGTTTGAGATCAGCCTAACAAGTAAATACTAGCAGATTACAGACGATCTACCTTTGTGGAATGGATTTTTAATAGACAAACATGTAATTACTTCATGGTACTTAAATGCATTATCTTTTCATCGTTTTCCAGGCAACCACCGCAGCGCAGGTTAAAACCTGTGAAAGACCCCCACTTTCACCCAGGGCTACAAGTCATGCTGTTTCTGACTTGCACCGTCCACGATACATGGTAATCAGAAAGGTTTTGTTGCTATCAATTTTAGTGAATGTATGTCGAAGGATAGCAGGTTTTGTAACTCTACCATGCATGTTTCCTTAAAAGTCACCAAATTTTTCGACAGATTTATGAATGTGAAGCCACATACGTTTTACAATTAAGAGCGGTATTTTGGATGACCTTCTGATTAGCTACAATATTTAAGTTTTCTTGGCTTGATTCATTATTTTTTATGCAGTTTGGTGTTCGCGATCATGGGCAGGGGCTTCCAGCTTGCACGCCGCCGCCAAATGTCTCATTTCTCCCCATCTGGAACTTCTCGAATCAAAAGTTTGCCCCTTCTCCGACTACAGCTGCAAAATATACTCGTGGCCCTGCTGTAGCTCAACCACCCAGCGCTGCATTTTCGCGGTTTCCTTCATATATTCCACCCTTAACAGGCCCTGCAAATGAAGCAGCTATCAAGGATGGACTTGATCTCGGTGTTCAAGCTCTTACATTATAATTTGACAGCAGGACATAATAGGAATTCACTGGCGATAAAGAGAATGGAATGTAATGATTAGTCTTATTGCCTCGTAAATTGAGCTTTTACTTTTGCTGCCGAAATTTCCATCGTGTTTTTTGTTTCACGGAGAACATCACACCTCATTTTCTCGACTTTACTTGCTTCACGTTATTAGATCGTCAGTAACCTTTGCATATTTCCCCGACAGAGTAAAAAGAAGGCAGTAATACAACAAAGCTCTGACACCAGTTGAGTTTGAAGATTAAATGAGTTTGTATACTGGAATTAGAGgcggcaaaatgggcgggatggacgggatttgcttgggtttgagtTGGAATCGAGTTATATGGGTTTGGAATCAACCTTatccatatgtgttttgggactaacttggacgggatcactttgggatgggtttagattgatcccgcccaatacccaaatctattttctacatatttttttcctttaattcattttttattttttatataattttaatattttttatttattaaatttcttttagtttaattaaataaacatgcaagtgctttatactcaggattcctaccaaaaattggattaacaaataaaggaaaagatagatatacatCCATAtgccaacatatatcaagatggccaagttACTTAGGGTAttgaatatttatcctcatcattgtctaaggatgacaggtctaaacttACTGAAATGCtgaaaattcttgtggataatgactaggaagactactagattatattcgctggtatgactataaaaattgttaaagataatttttgaatataAGACTCTGTTTGGAATgactattttttcaaaaaataagtttttcaaatacaatattacagtaatatacaataagtgaaaaaacatcccatccatattagtatatcaaatatttcaaaaaattttatagtaaaaatttttcatatacactgttacaataaaatatttcaaaaacaccacccaaaaacagctaatccaaacggagcccttgctatttgagcccaatgggtacccaagtattttccaaaatttcccatcaattaatgggtacaattgggatttgtcccattttaaacccaatgtCAAATTTCAgtgcccatcccgcccaaagtcctCTTGGacatgggtaacccattgggacttgggacaaattgccacctctaactGGAATGTTGAGTTGAGATTCttaaaaattttcctttggtgCTCGGTTGGCAAGAACCAAAGAATATTGTCTTGACGAATGTTTTAGCTGCCGCAatccaaccaaaaaaaagaaaaaaaaaaaagaaaaaagttcaaGGTCCAGGGAAACAGGGGAAGAAAAAAGGCGTTCGGGTATATGAATCAATCAAGAACGTACTACATTGACCTGACACACAATGACGGAGCCAAGGGACCcttagttttgaaaattttaattcataatatgtaagTATATGTATAACATAAAGTTGGTCccctaattttttacaattttagtttatattatgaaagtttatatatatatatatttgtgtctgtgtatttttattttttttagtgtaagcaggaggactcgaaccagagacctcttgcttacactccctccccccgtaccacccaacccatccctcccCCCATGTGTGTGTATGAATTAACCaactttgatttaattttttcttcaaaaaaagttatttattttttattgtgctaattatttaacattcaaaaaattaaacatataatttgataATTCATAGTAAATTGAtccaatttgatatattataataaaagactcaattcataattatcaatgggctaaaacaaaaataattactttattggTCCATATACAAACATACAACTTAGcctaattgataaaaaatttaaaattagtgaTATATACTCTTGTTGACCCATatacaaaatatataaataattacTTGAAGGCTTGGTGAAGACAATAAATTGAGTGATCTATCCTGTTGTTGACAGATTGATTATATTTGTTTTCACTCTTCCTATGTTAACTGCAAATATAGAACgggcattttcaattatgaatataatcaaaacaaagattcaaaacaaaataaaagataatttcttgaatgattgtctaacaatgtatatataaaaaaaggaagttgttcaaaaatttagtactgattcaattatagatgaatttagttctatgaaagaacgtAAAGCTCAGTTTACTTTTAAGAAAAGAGGTTGAAATACAAGATAtgctaacataacttttatcttttattaattaaaaatagttatatttatattgcatagttatatttttgtttttgcacaagtgacatattggagcatTTTCTCATAATATACAATTTGGGtagtttgtgatgttataagatatttaatcaaaaattATTTCTTATCCTATTTTTTGTTATGACTATACTGCATgtttatgaaatagacatacctttataattaaaattaatatttgatattttaagatgtcatatacttaaatagatgaaaattaatttgaatataacatattaagataattttgtgCAGAAAAATTTGACCCCcctcccaaggaaaaaatcctggctcTGTTCTATAGTCATTAGAATGgatattttcaattatgaaaataatcaaaacaaagctccaaaacaaaataaaagataatttcttgaatgattgtctcactatgtacataaaaaaaggaaattgttCGAAAATTTAGCATTGATTCAATTATACATGAATTTAGTTCCATAAAAGAACGTAAATCTCAATTTACTTTTAATAAAAGAAGATGAAATTTCATGGTATGCTAAcataacttttttctttttttaattgaaaatagttatatttatattgcatagttatatttttgtttttgcactgACACattggagcatcttctcataatgtgcaacttaggtgatttgtgatgttataagatatttaatcaaaggttatttattgtcttaattttagttatgactatgttacatatttatgaaatagacatacccttat encodes:
- the LOC113773403 gene encoding probable transcription factor At5g61620 gives rise to the protein MVKASLRKCSHCGHNGNCSRTCNGKGIKLFGVKINVVEDDYANRQNESIRKSKSMGNLETCNGECNVPDDADGYVSDGLIHESSGAKTAHERRKGKPWSEEEHRSFLLGLEKLGKGDWKGISKNFVHSRTPTQVASHAQKYFLRLMTATERKKRRSSVFDIPLDEMASTSKLPSASNSHDAPISPQATTAAQVKTCERPPLSPRATSHAVSDLHRPRYMFGVRDHGQGLPACTPPPNVSFLPIWNFSNQKFAPSPTTAAKYTRGPAVAQPPSAAFSRFPSYIPPLTGPANEAAIKDGLDLGVQALTL